GTGGAATTGCCTTAACGATATCATTATTTTTATAAAAGACTTGCAAGGTTTTAAGTTCGTTATATGTTGCGGTGGCGTTCATTGGCAACAATCTGATATAAAAGGTGGTTTATGATGCAACTTGTCATAGAGCTAGTGCTTACTTTCTTTGCAATTGTAGCATTTGGAGTTATTTTTAGTGTTCCTAAGCGAGCGCTGCTCCTTGGTGGAGGGATTGGGATGGTCACTTGGGCAGTTTTACAAACAGGGATTTCCTTTGGAGCCTCCTCGGTGTTTGCAACAGCTGTAGCGTCATTTATTGCAGCAACAATTTCTCATATATTTGCACGAAAGGTGAAAATACCCGTAACAACTTTAGCAATTCCAGGGATTTTACCTCTTGTTCCCGGGAGTCGAGCTTACTTCACAATGTTATCTTTTGTTGAAGGCGATTACTTACAAGGGCTAGAGTTTGGAGTCGAAACAATGCTTCAAGCGGGAGCAATTGCTGCAGGTCTTGTATTTGCATTATCGATTTTCTCGTTAGGGAAAGGAATTGGACATCGTTATGAACCAAATCGTTAAAGCATTTATCTTAAAACACCAACTTATTCAAGAAGGTGATCATTTATTTGTTGCTGTTTCTGGTGGACCAGATAGTGTTGCATTAATCCATTATTTATGGAAGCATTATAAAAGTCGTTGCGAGTTGAGTGTTGGACATGTTGAACATGGTCTTCGAAGTGAAGAGTCAAAAGCTGATTTAGAATTCGTGAGAACACTAAGTGAAAAGCTAAATTTGCCTTTCTATTGTTTAGAGGCAGACGTAGTGAAAGTGAAAGAAGAACAACGGTTATCCACTCAGGCAGCAGCCCGCAAGGTGAGGTACGAATGGTTTGCTGAAAAAATGAATGAAATACAGGCACAAAAACTTGTTTTTGCTCACCATGGCGATGATCAAATTGAAACAATGCTGATGCGTCAAGTAAGAGGTAGTTATGATGGGTTAAAGGGAATGCCGGTAAAACGTGAGTTTGCAAAAAGAGAACTTATTCGTCCATTTTTATGTATTAATAAAGAAGATATCTATCAATATTGCCAACGAAATAACCTTACATATCGTATTGACTCCTCAAATGAAGAAGAGGAGTACCAGCGTAATCGGTATAGAAAAAATGTTTTACCATTTCTGCAATCTGAAAACCCCAATGTTCATGTTGTCTTCCAAAGGCAAAGTGAATGGCTAAACGATGATCATCGGTATTTAAATGAATTAGCTAAACAAAAGTTAACAACCATTGTGCAAAAAAAAGACGTTGATGAAATTGTTTTATCAATCGAGCGCTTTCAAACAGTCCCCATCACTTTACAAAGAAGGGGACTTCATCTAATATTAAACTATCTTTCTGTAAATATTGAACGTGATATTTCAAGTGATCATATTGAAAGCTTAATAAAATTCATGAATAGTAAAACCCCTTCTGGCTCCCTCGACTTACCTAAGGGACTGTGTGTGGTAAAATCTTATGACGATTGTATTTTTTCTACAAAGGATCAGAACAATAATGAGAAAATATTACCAGAAAAGTTGATTGCAGTGCCAGGGATGATCAAACTAGATGAGGGGAAAATAACAGCAGAAATCCTTGATAAAAAGAATGGCTTATCGAAGGACCGCTCCGTTTTTTTTGCTGATTATCATAAACTAACCTTTCCATTATCAGTTCGATCGAGGCAAACAGGGGATCGAATGACTCCTGTAGGTATGAAAGGGTCAAAAAAATTGAAGGATATATTTATGGATTTTAAAGTTCCTCGCTTTAAAAGAGATGATTGGCCAGTTGTTGTTGATGCAAATGGTGAAATTGTGTGGCTACCAATGCTAAAACGGTCAAACCTTGCGTTAGTTAGTGAGGAAACGAAAAAAGTATTCGTTCTTCGATATGAGGTTGATGATATTCCGTGAGAATATACATAGAAAATCGTTCAAAGAGATTTTAATTAGGAGGTTTATGGAAACGTTATGAGAGATGATATTAAAGAAGTGTTGATCTCAGAGGAAGAAATTCAACAAAAAGTTGATGAATTAGGGAAGCAATTAACGGAAGAATATGAAGGAAGGTTCCCGCTCGTAATCGGTGTATTAAAAGGGTCACTTCCATTCATGGGAGATTTAATCCAAAAGATCGATACTCACGTTGAACTGGACTTAATGGATGTATCAAGTTATGGGCATGAATTGGTTTCTTCAGGTGAAGTAAAGATTGTCAAAGACCTTAACACGTCTGTTGAAGGTCGTGACGTGCTTATAATTGAAGATATTATCGACAGTGGATTAACGTTAAGTTACCTTGTGAAACTTTTCCACTATCGTAAAGCAAAATCGGTAAAAGTGGTTACACTATTAGATAAACCAGAAGGACGTAAAGTCGACTTAGTTCCAGATATGGCTGGTTTTATAGTTCCAGATGAATTTGTTGTTGGGTATGGACTCGATTATATTGAACGATATCGAAACCTCCCATATATCGGTATTTTAAAGCCGGAGATTTATCAAAGTTAATTTATTGTAGTGCAAGACAATTATATGGTAAGATTATCTAAGTGTATTTAGCCGTGGGAGGAGGTAAAGAATGAATCGAATATTTCGAAATACGATATTTTACTTATTGATTTTCTTAGTCATTGTTGGGGTAGTTAGTATTTTCCAAAGCCCACAAGAAGAGACTCAGGAAATTACTTTCGATACATTTCAAGAATACCTAGAAACAGGACAAATTGATTCATTAAATATTCAACCAAAAAATGATGTCTATGTTGTGCAAGGACAAGAGGTCGGTGCTGAGGAAGACCAGTTCTTTATTGTAAACATCCCAGACCTTCCATCCTTCTTAGAAGTGGTCATCCAGGCAACAGATGGTGGACAAGGAATTAATGACCTTGTTTTTGAACAAGCTGATGAGCCTAGTGGTTGGTTAAACTTCTTTACTATGTTGATTCCGTTTGTGATTATTTTCATCCTCTTCTTCTTCTTACTGAGCCAAGCTCAAGGTGGCGGAAGCCGAGTGATGAACTTTGGTAAGAGTAAAGCGAAACTCGTTAGTGAGGATAAGAAGAAAGCACGCTTTAAAGATGTAGCAGGTGCTGATGAAGAGAAACAAGAACTAGTTGAGGTTGTTGATTTCTTAAAAGATCCTCGTAAATTCTCAGATATTGGTGCACGTATTCCTAAAGGTGTGCTTTTAGTAGGACCTCCAGGTACTGGTAAGACACTTCTTGCTCGTGCCGTTGCAGGTGAAGCAGGCGTACCATTCTTCTCAATCAGTGGTTCAGACTTCGTTGAGATGTTTGTTGGTGTCGGTGCTTCTCGTGTACGTGATCTCTTTGAAAATGCAAAGAAAAATTCACCATGTATTATCTTTATTGATGAGATTGATGCAGTGGGTCGTCGCCGTGGTGCCGGTCTTGGTGGAGGACATGACGAAGGTGAACAAACATTAAACCAATTATTAGTTGAAATGGACGGTTTTGGTGTCAATGAAGGAATTATCTTAATTGCAGCGACAAACCGTGCGGATATTCTAGACCCTGCATTATTACGTCCGGGACGTTTTGACCGTCAAATTATGGTTGGTCGTCCAGATGTAAATGGTCGTGAACAAGTGCTACACGTTCATGCGAAAAATAAACCATTAGCAGATGATGTTGATCTTAAAACGATTGCACAGCGTACACCAGGTTTCTCTGGTGCAGACTTAGAGAACCTCTTAAACGAGGCGGCATTAGTCTCAGCTCGTGCCAATAAACAGAAGATCGATATGGAAGCAGTTGAAGAAGCGATTGATCGTACAATTGCTGGTCCGTCTAAGAAGAGCCGTGTCATCTCTGAAAAAGAGAAGAATATCGTTGCCCACCATGAAGCGGGACATACTGTCGTCGGCGTAAAGCTTGAAAGTGCAGACATGGTTCATAAAGTTACCATTGTTCCAAGGGGGCAAGCTGGCGGATATGCAATGATGCTTCCGAAAGAGGACCGTTACTTCATGACAAAACCTGAACTGATCGATAAGATTATCGGCTTGTTAGGTGGACGTGTCGCTGAGGAAATTATCTTTGGTGAAGTGAGTACGGGTGCTCATAATGACTTTCAACGTGCAACAGGTATTGCTCGTAAGATGGTCATGGAATATGGTATGAGTGATAAACTTGGACCAATCCAATTTGGTAGCTCTCAAGGTGAAGTATTCCTTGGAAGAGATATCAACAATGAGCAAAACTACAGTGATGCTATTGCACATGAAATTGATTTAGAAGTTCAACGTATCTTAAAAGAATCTTATGAGCGTTGTAAGCAAATTCTAGAGGAGAACGTTGAAAGCTTAAAACTTGTTGCTGATACATTAATGGAACACGAAACTCTTGATGCACAGCAAATTAAGTCGTTAATTGAGGATGGGAAATTGCCTGATGAACACCATATGACGAAAAAGCTAAATGGTGGCCCTGGCGACGATAGTGATGTGAAAGTGAACATTCAACGTAAAGAGACTGACGCTGATGTTCAATCATCTGAGTCGGGTGAATCTGATAGTGACGAACGTCTAGAAGACGGTAACACTGAAAATAACGACAATAAAAAGGACGAATGATTAAAGGGGTGTCTACATCAGGCACCCTTTTCATATGAAAAAATTACTATTAGCCTTCTTAGGAGGTGGGAATATGGTTTTAGTCATGGATGTTGGGAATACAAATATTGCTTTAGGGGTATATGAAAAAGAAGAGTTAAAATACCATTGGCGAATTGGAACAGATGCAACGAAATCTGAAGATGAATATACGATGCTGTTAAAAAATTTATTTGAACATGAAGGTCTTCGCTTTAGTGATATTGATGGCGTAATGATCTCCTCTGTTGTTCCACCGATTATGTATACGTTAGAATCAATGTGTAAGAAATACTTCCGCATTTCACCAAAGGTTATTGGTCCAGGGATCAAGACAGGTTTGAATATAAAATATGATAACCCTAAAGAAGTTGGTGCAGACCGAATTGTTAATGCAGTTGCAGCGATCCAATTATATGGTCCACCGCTTATTATTGTTGATTTTGGGACTGCTACGACGTATTGTTACATAGATGATAAAGGACAATATATAGGAGGAGCAATTGCACCAGGAATCCGGATATCATCTGAAGCATTGTATAATCGTGCTTCTAAATTACCGCGTATTGAAATTGCCCAAGGGAAAGATATTATTGGGAAAAATACAGTCGATGCGATGCAGGCCGGTCTTTTATATGGTTATGTAGGACAAGTTGAAGGAATCGTCGAACGGATGAAGCAAAAAGCATACAAATCTCCTACTGTTATTGCTACTGGTGGATTGGCAAAATTGATATCTTCTGAAACTGAAATGATTGACATTGTAGATCCCTTATTAACTGTAAAAGGTTTAAAGGTCATTTACGATAAAAATAATCGTAAATGATAACTCTGTTTAAAGAGAAGGCGCAAAAAAGTTGCATATGAATATCGTTTATTTAAGGAATGAATAAAGGAGTGTTGATTGTTGAGTGATTACTTAGTAAAAGCATTAGCATTTGATGGAACAGTTAGGGCGTATGCCATTAAATCAACGGAAATGGTACAAGAGGCTGCAAGAAGGCATGATACATGGCGGACTGTAACTTCGGCATTAGGTAGAGCTCTCTCTGCTGGTACGATGATGGGAGCGATGCTTAAAGGTGAAGAAAAGTTAACAATTAAAATTGAGGGGAACGGTCCTGCAGGTCCAATCATCATTGATGCAAATGCAAACGGTGAAGCAAGAGGTTATGTGAAAAACCCTCATGTAGATCCAGAACGCAAAGATAATGGGAAACTAAATGTATCTGCTGCTGTAGGAAATGAAGGGGCATTATCAGTTGTCAAAGACCTCGGAATGAAAGACCACTTTACAGGAAGTGTACCGCTTGTATCAGGGGAATTAGCTGAAGATTTCACTTACTATTTTGCCTCCTCAGAGCAAACGCCATCATCTGTCGCACTAGGTGTTATTATTGATAAAGATGAAGTCGTTACATCAGCTGGTGGATTTATTATTCAAATGATGCCAGGCGTTACAGATGAGACAATAAACGAAGTTGAAAAAAGGCTAAATGGGTTACCACCGATTTCGCAACTCATTCTAGATGGTCTCACACCAGAAGATGTTTTAAGTAAGTTACTAGGGGAAGAAAATATTCGTATATTAGATAAGATGGGTGTAGCATTTCAATGTCAATGTTCAAAAGAGCGCATTGGAAATGCAATCATCGGTATAGACGAGAGTGAAATTAAACTAATGATTGAAGAAGATGAAGGGGCAGAGACACACTGTCATTTCTGTAACGAAACATATACGTTTACAAAGGTAGAACTAGAAGGACTTCTTGAGGAAAAGCGAAAACAAGAATAGAGGAACGTAAATGAGCACTCCAAGACAAAAATAGTCACTGGAGTGCTCTTGTTGTTTAGAATGGTCTCAGTTAAGATTATTGTAATGTTCATGCTAAGGCAATATAGGTAAGTGAATGCCCGTATTAACGTTTGCGCCTTTGTTTTTTCAATCGTATAATGATTGGAGATGCAAAGTGTCTGACTTATACACCTAGAGGTGGGATATGATTATGAATACTAGAAAAGTTATTGGCCGACAAAAGCCGTTGCAACAAATAACAACCGATTGGTTTCAAACATATACATCGTTAACAAAGGACAAGTCTCACCACGTATTACTTGAAAGTGGTCGTGGTGGTCGTTACTCAATTATTGGTTTAGAACCTTGGGCAACACTAAAAGGAAAAGGTGAGAAGCTGATTATTGAAATGGATGGCAGTGAAGAAATAATTGAAGGCCCACTTTTACCATCTTTGAATAAATGGTTGAATCAGTATGAAGTAGAAAAAGATGAGGGTCTGCCTGATTTTCAAAGTGGAATTGTTGGGCAGTTTAGTTATGACTTAATTAGGCAAATTGAGGAGATTCCTGAACAGTCAAGTGATGATTTACAAACAGAGGACTTGTTTTTTCTAGCATTCGATGAAGTTGTCGTTATTGATCATAAAGAAGATGTAATCTGGTTTATTGCAATTATTGATGCTGAGAATAATGAGAACGATGCTATTCTTGAGGAAATGGAACAACAGTGGCAGGGAGTTCCGTCTAATGAACATTGGTATAAGCATAAGAGTTATAATAAGAAGAACATTGAGGAAATTACTCGCTCTTTTTCAGAAGAACGCTTTTCTGATGCTGTTGAAAGAACAAAGGAATACATTGCAGCAGGGGACGTTTTCCAAGTCAATTTATCAGTTAGGGAAACGAGACCTGTAACGACACACCCACTGCATATCTATGGTTGTTTAAGAAACCTTAACCCATCACCATATATGGGGTATTTCCATACTCCAGATTTGCAGTATGTCAGTGCATCGCCAGAGCTTTTAGTGAAAGTGAAAGGTGAAGAAGTTAGTACTAGACCTATTGCTGGTACCCGTTCTCGCGGGAAAGATGATGAAGAAGACCGAGAGCTTGCAGATACACTTATTAATAATGAGAAAGAGCGTGCTGAGCATGTCATGCTTGTCGACCTTGAGCGAAACGACCTTGGCCGAGTCTGTGAATATGGTACGGTTGAAGTCGATGAACTGATGGTTATTGAGAAGTATTCACATGTCATGCATATTGTTTCGAATGTTCGTGGGGTTAAAGCAAAACAACATAATACGTTAGATGTTGTAGCGGCAACGTTTCCTGGAGGGACGATTACCGGCGCTCCAAAGATCCGCACGATGGAAATAATTGAAGAGTTAGAGCCCGTTCGCCGAGGGGCGTATACTGGCTCTTTAGGGTGGATTGGTTATAATGGTGATATGGAATTAAATATAACGATTCGTACGATGGTTGTAAAAGATAACCTTGTTCACGTCCAAGCTGGAGCAGGGATTGTCATTGATTCTAATCCGCGTGCCGAGTATAAAGAGTCATTGAAAAAAGCGAGGGCATTATGGAAGGCGAAAGAGCTGAGTGAAGAAGAGATTGGGTCTAAAATGAGCATGAGCAGAGAGGGAGAAGTGTAAATATGATTTTAATGATTGATAACTATGATTCATTCACGTATAACCTTGTGCAATATCTAGGAGAGATGGGACAAGAACTCATTGTCAAAAGAAACGATGAAATTACGATTGAAGAGATCGAGGAGATGCACCCAGACTATTTAATGATTTCACCAGGTCCGTGTACACCAAATGAAGCGGGGATTAGTCTAGAAGCGATACGTTATTTTGCAGGAAAAATCCCAGTATTCGGTGTTTGTTTAGGTCACCAATCCATTGCACAAGTTTTTGGAGGGAAAGTAATTCGAGCTGAGCGTCTGATGCATGGAAAAACATCGGAAATGAAACATACGGATCAAACGATTTTTAAAGGTATTGCGAATCCTTTTACCGCAACAAGATACCACTCATTAATTGTAGAACGTGAAACGTTGCCAAACTGTTTTGAAATCACCTCTGAAACTGGTGCTGGAGAAATCATGGCTATTCGCCACCGTGAATTACCGGTTGAAGGTGTGCAGTTTCACCCAGAATCGATTATGACAGGTCAAGGTAAGCAACTGTTACGCAATTTTTTAGAGCAATATAAGGAGTTTAACAAGACATGTACCTCTATATGAATGGAGATTTTGTGAAGGCAAATGAAGCGAAAGTCTCTCCTTTTGACCATGGCTTTTTATATGGGGTTGGTTTGTTTGAAACGTTTCGTACTTATGAGGGTCATCCTTTTTTATTGGATGACCATTTTCGTCGTTTACATGAAAGCGCATCCGAGATAAGTATTAAGCTCAAACCTTATGATCGCAACGAAGTAGTAGAAATTGTTCATGAATTGTTAGGACGAAATGACTTAAAGGATGGTTATTTTCGCTGGAATGTCTCTGGAGGAGAGAGTCCGGTTGGATTAAAGACCGATCCATATGACCATCCTAATACAATTGTTTTCGTAAAACCTTTACCACCATCGTTTTCGGTTAAGAAAAAGGGGAAGATATTAGAACAAAGACGCAACACTCCAGAAACAAGTAGACGGTTAAAATCACACCACTTTTTAAATAACATTGTTGGAAAACGTGAAGCAGGTGCGGATCCGAAAGTGGAAGGGATCTTTTTAACAGAAGAAGGTTATATATCTGAAGGTGTGGTCTCCAATATATTTTGGGTAAAGGGGAAAACTCTCTTCACACCTGATTTAACGTGTGGTGGGTTAAATGGTATTACGCGTATGTTTATTATGTCATTAGCTGCAAAATTAGGCTTTAAAGTTTGTGAAGGGAGATATTCATTATCTGACATTCTAAATGCAGACGAAGCCTTTGTGACTAACTCTATTCAAGAAATTATCTCCCTATCTTCGATTGATGGCCATCCACTTCCAAGTAAAATGGGAGATGTCTTTCAAATGTTTCAATGTGAATACAGAAAGTATACGACTACATTATGGAGCAGAGAAGAAATAACGAAAGGGTCGTGAATATCATGTTAAAAGCCAATAAACATCATGAAAAAATAACATGGGATGGGTTTGAACTAGATTTTTCTAAAAAGACGTATGTTATGGGAATATTAAATGTTACCCCAGACTCATTTTCTGATGGAGGACGTTACCATCATTCAAATAAAGCAGTCAATCATGCGATTTCTATGGTGGAAGATGGAGTAGATATTATAGATTTAGGTGGGGAATCAACGAGACCAGGGGCAAAAAAGGTTGGAGAAGAAGAAGAACTTGCAAGAATCATTGAGCCACTAACGGCTGTCAGAGAAAAAGTCAATATCCCAATCTCCATTGACACTTATAAAGCGAATGTTGCCCGCCATGCGCTAGAAGCTGGGGCAAATATCATTAATGATGTTTGGGGAACGAAGGCCGATCCAGAGATGGCTGATGTCGCAGCAAGCTTTGATGTGCCAATCATTTTAATGCATAACCGAGAAGAGCCAAATTACAATCATTTAATGGACGATCTAATACGTGATATTCATGAATGTATTGAAAACTGTTTAAAGGCAGGGGTGAAAGATGAAAAGATCATTCTTGATCCAGGTATCGGCTTTGGGAAAACGTATGAACATAATGTACTGGTGATGAGACACCTTGAGGAGTTTACGAAACTAGGTTATCCAGTTCTTCTAGGAACTTCACGAAAGTCGTTAATTGCAAAAACATTAAACCTTCCAGTTGATGAAAGGATGGAAGGGACTGGAGCTACCGTTTGTTATGGTATCGATAAAGGTTCAGACATTGTACGTGTGCACGATGTAAAAGAAATGGCAAGAATGGTGAAAATGATGGACGTAATGATTGGAAAAGATCGAACGGTTTAATCTTAATTTATGAGGAGGGGTAAAGTGGATAAAATTTATGTGAACGGAATGGCATTTTACGCGTATCACGGTGTATTTCCTGAAGAGAATAAACTAGGGCAACGCTTTTTTGCTGATGTTATCCTCGAGATGGATACAAAAGGTGCTGGGGAAACTGATCGTTTAGATAAGACTGTCAACTACGCTGAAGTGTATAACAAAGTGAAGGAAGTAATGGAAGGTGAACCTGTCAACCTTGTTGAAACTCTGACAGAGAGGATTGCAAACAGCTTATTAGATACTTTTGAAAAGGTTGACGCTGTGACGATAAAGGTAATAAAACCAGACCCACCGATTCCGGGCCATTATGATTCAGTTGCAGTAGAAATTAGAAGGGAAAGATCATAATGTTCAGTAATAACATGCATGCAAATGCATTTTCAAATGTTTCATATCTCTCATTAGGGTCAAATATAGAAGATAGGTATGACCATTTAATGGAAGCAGTATCATTGTTAAAAACAGATGAAAATATGAAGGTGGTTTCAACTTCATCGATTTATGAAACAGCCCCAGTTGGCTATACAGATCAAGCCTCTTTTCTGAATATGGTTATTAAAATCATAACTACATACACACCGGAGCAACTGCTAGATAAGTTGGAAGAAGTTGAGCGTCAAGGTGGAAGAAAAAGGGTGATGAAGTGGGGGCCACGTACAATAGACCTTGACATTTTACTCTATAATAAAGAAAATATAAACTTGGAACACTTGCAAATTCCGCACCCAAGAATGTTTTCAAGAGGTTTCGTACTTATACCTCTAAAAGAGATAGAAAATGACATAACATTTTCAACAGGCAAAACAATTGACGATTATATAGATGAATTACCAGACAAAGAGGGTGTACACGTATGGAAGAGCTTATCTGGGGGAGAAGAATCCGGGCCTATCGAAAACTAAAAGGCTTTACACAAGAGGAACTAGCGAAAAACTTAGAAATCTCTGTTTCTGTACTCGGAGAAATAGAGCGGGGAAACCGGAAGCCTTCTGATGAAATGATCGAGCAAATAACAGTCGTATTAAATATTACGCTCGAAGAACTAACATCAATAAAATAACAAAAAGAGGTGAATGAGATGCTTAAGATCGGTGATATCGAAATGAAAAACCAAGTCGTTTTAGCTCCGATGGCTGGTGTATGTAACCCAGCATTCCGCCTTATTGCTAAAGACTTTGGTGCAGGGCTTGTATGTGCTGAAATGGTTAGTGATAAAGCGATTCTCCATGAAAATGAACGTTCAATGAAGATGCTTTATGTAGATGAAAGAGAGAAACCTTTATCATTGCAAATTTTTGGCGGAGATAAAGATACATTAGTAGAAGCTGCAAAGATCGTTGATAAAAAGACGAATGCTGATATTATTGATATAAATATGGGCTGCCCGGTCCCTAAAATCACAAAATGTGATGCCGGTGCGAGATGGCTCTTAGATCCGAATAAGATTTATGAGATGGTTTCGTACGTCGTAGAAGCAGTTGATAAACCAGTAACAGTGAAAATGCGTATGGGATGGGATGAAGATCACATCTATGCAGTTGACAATGCTAGGGCAATAGAAAGAGCCGGAGGAAAAGCAGTAGCACTTCATGGGCGAACTCGCGTACAAATGTATGAAGGCGAGGCTGACTGGAATATTCTTAAAGAAGTAAAAGACGCAGTGAATATTCCTGTTATCGGAAATGGTGATGTAAAAACTCCAGAAGATGCAAGAAGAATGCTTGATACGACCGGCGTTGATGGCGTAATGATTGGTAGGGCGGCACTTGGAAACCCTTGGATGCTATACCGTACAATTCATTACCTTGAAACGGGAGAAAATATTCCGGAGCCTCCAGCTAGAGAAAAGATGGATGTATGTGTTTTACACATGGACCGACTTATTGATTTAAAAGGCGAAGACGTCGCTGTAAGGGAAATGCGTAAACATGCTGCTTGGTATATTAAGGGCATGCGAGGTTCATCTAAGCTACGTAATCAAATTAACGCAATTACAAAGCGCGAT
The Bacillus shivajii DNA segment above includes these coding regions:
- the dusB gene encoding tRNA dihydrouridine synthase DusB → MLKIGDIEMKNQVVLAPMAGVCNPAFRLIAKDFGAGLVCAEMVSDKAILHENERSMKMLYVDEREKPLSLQIFGGDKDTLVEAAKIVDKKTNADIIDINMGCPVPKITKCDAGARWLLDPNKIYEMVSYVVEAVDKPVTVKMRMGWDEDHIYAVDNARAIERAGGKAVALHGRTRVQMYEGEADWNILKEVKDAVNIPVIGNGDVKTPEDARRMLDTTGVDGVMIGRAALGNPWMLYRTIHYLETGENIPEPPAREKMDVCVLHMDRLIDLKGEDVAVREMRKHAAWYIKGMRGSSKLRNQINAITKRDELAGVLYEFVDLVEAKEKEKEIAVAGR
- the pabC gene encoding aminodeoxychorismate lyase; amino-acid sequence: MYLYMNGDFVKANEAKVSPFDHGFLYGVGLFETFRTYEGHPFLLDDHFRRLHESASEISIKLKPYDRNEVVEIVHELLGRNDLKDGYFRWNVSGGESPVGLKTDPYDHPNTIVFVKPLPPSFSVKKKGKILEQRRNTPETSRRLKSHHFLNNIVGKREAGADPKVEGIFLTEEGYISEGVVSNIFWVKGKTLFTPDLTCGGLNGITRMFIMSLAAKLGFKVCEGRYSLSDILNADEAFVTNSIQEIISLSSIDGHPLPSKMGDVFQMFQCEYRKYTTTLWSREEITKGS
- the folK gene encoding 2-amino-4-hydroxy-6-hydroxymethyldihydropteridine diphosphokinase; this translates as MFSNNMHANAFSNVSYLSLGSNIEDRYDHLMEAVSLLKTDENMKVVSTSSIYETAPVGYTDQASFLNMVIKIITTYTPEQLLDKLEEVERQGGRKRVMKWGPRTIDLDILLYNKENINLEHLQIPHPRMFSRGFVLIPLKEIENDITFSTGKTIDDYIDELPDKEGVHVWKSLSGGEESGPIEN
- a CDS encoding helix-turn-helix domain-containing protein, with the translated sequence MEELIWGRRIRAYRKLKGFTQEELAKNLEISVSVLGEIERGNRKPSDEMIEQITVVLNITLEELTSIK
- the folB gene encoding dihydroneopterin aldolase; the encoded protein is MDKIYVNGMAFYAYHGVFPEENKLGQRFFADVILEMDTKGAGETDRLDKTVNYAEVYNKVKEVMEGEPVNLVETLTERIANSLLDTFEKVDAVTIKVIKPDPPIPGHYDSVAVEIRRERS
- the folP gene encoding dihydropteroate synthase — its product is MLKANKHHEKITWDGFELDFSKKTYVMGILNVTPDSFSDGGRYHHSNKAVNHAISMVEDGVDIIDLGGESTRPGAKKVGEEEELARIIEPLTAVREKVNIPISIDTYKANVARHALEAGANIINDVWGTKADPEMADVAASFDVPIILMHNREEPNYNHLMDDLIRDIHECIENCLKAGVKDEKIILDPGIGFGKTYEHNVLVMRHLEEFTKLGYPVLLGTSRKSLIAKTLNLPVDERMEGTGATVCYGIDKGSDIVRVHDVKEMARMVKMMDVMIGKDRTV